DNA from candidate division KSB1 bacterium:
TGACGTTGAGCGTCGGTAAACAGCAGATCGTGGAAATTGCCCGCTGCCTTTTGCTGCGCTCAAAGCTGATCGTCATGGATGAGCCGACCAGCTCGCTGTCGGCTGAGGACACGCAAAATCTCTTCAAAGTGATCAAGCGTCTGCGTAACCGGGGGATTACGGTCATTTACATCAGCCATTTTCTTGAAGAGATTCAAGAGATCGCCGATGAGTATACCGTCCTGCGCGACGGTCGAACGGTTGCCGCCGGAATCATGGAGGAAACCACCATTCCTCAGATCGTTTCGTACATGATCGGTCGAACTCAAGAGGAAATGTTTCCGCGTCTTCCCCACTCCATCGGCAAAGAATTGCTTGCTGCACGCGGTGTTAGTCGCATGCCGAGAGTACGGAACGTCGATTTGACGCTGCATGAGGGGGAAATTCTCGGCATCGCGGGATTGATCGGCTCCGGCCGTACCGAACTCCTGCGCTGTCTGTTCGGCCTGGACAAAGCTTCCGGCACCTTGACCCTCGACGGCCGGACGATCGATCTCGGCAAACATTCGCCGCAAAAGGCGTTGGCTTTGGGCATAAGTCTTCTCAGTGAAAACCGCAAGGAAGAAGGTTTGGCGCTGCAGCGTCCGATCCGCGACAACATCACCTACT
Protein-coding regions in this window:
- a CDS encoding sugar ABC transporter ATP-binding protein; this encodes MNPLLEMRGISRRFGAVIALQNVDLTVRPGTVHALIGENGAGKSTLMNILCGALLPDSGAMRLDGRPYAPRNPKEARAAGIGMIHQELTLAPHLTVEENITLGAERHRFGILQHLREDVRKALSQLGHGELELDAPVMTLSVGKQQIVEIARCLLLRSKLIVMDEPTSSLSAEDTQNLFKVIKRLRNRGITVIYISHFLEEIQEIADEYTVLRDGRTVAAGIMEETTIPQIVSYMIGRTQEEMFPRLPHSIGKELLAARGVSRMPRVRNVDLTLHEGEILGIAGLIGSGRTELLRCLFGLDKASGTLTLDGRTIDLGKHSPQKALALGISLLSENRKEEGLALQRPIRDNITYSALPRFTGFAGRIDERRETAAAVECAQQVNLRFNHLLDPVSSLSGGNQQKA